The following coding sequences are from one Mycolicibacterium aichiense window:
- a CDS encoding GDP-mannose 4,6-dehydratase, whose amino-acid sequence MVVHAKTALITGITGQDGGHLAPLLHEKGYEVFGVIRGQSNLKKEQLLDEFPYVNLIEADLLDPSSIIRAVDQSDPDEFYNFGAVSQATVCNRFARSGWEALQPVCTALGKPLPPVEINQRRAIDLSVISGSAERPICEIGWHAGLSSALPSMMSSKG is encoded by the coding sequence ATGGTTGTACACGCTAAGACAGCGTTGATTACCGGGATCACCGGGCAGGACGGTGGTCACCTTGCACCGCTCCTCCATGAGAAAGGCTATGAGGTCTTCGGCGTCATCCGTGGTCAAAGCAACCTTAAAAAAGAGCAGCTACTCGATGAGTTCCCGTACGTCAACCTCATCGAAGCCGACCTGCTGGACCCATCATCGATAATCCGCGCAGTGGACCAATCAGACCCGGACGAGTTCTACAACTTTGGTGCGGTGAGCCAAGCAACCGTGTGCAATCGATTCGCCCGTTCGGGCTGGGAAGCACTCCAACCAGTGTGTACAGCACTCGGGAAGCCCCTTCCGCCTGTCGAAATCAACCAGCGCCGTGCGATCGATCTCTCAGTGATCAGCGGGAGTGCTGAGCGGCCGATATGCGAAATCGGTTGGCATGCAGGATTGAGTTCCGCACTTCCATCGATGATGTCGTCGAAGGGATGA
- a CDS encoding glycosyltransferase: MKAVLACHGVRGDVEPSVVIGRELLRRGHDVVIVVPPNVVGFAEAAGLTAIAWGTDSQVMMDAQRDYWTCFFHMPWQPKDLTRLGDRIGEIVTRCWTEEAFSALASAADDADLIIAGNGFEQFAANVAEHRGIPLVTVDFFPMRANGRVLPLLPPPLGRAAMTAYQRVSWTGVVKDVEDTQRRLLGLPPATEPWPARIAERGSLEIQAYDAAFIPGLAAEWASWSSQRPFVGTLTLASPTQSDDEVASWIAEGAPPIFFGFGSVPVGSPADTVAMISAVCERLGARAVVGAGSSDFAEISCPEHVQLVGLVNFAEIFPLCRAVVHHSGAGTIAACLRSGVPQVGLWTLPDQWLRTSQLKRLKVGTGRRFTATTEKSLIADLRTVLAPQYLTRAREFSKLMTTPAESAMAATDLVEKFVRLKRLC, translated from the coding sequence ATGAAAGCGGTTCTGGCATGCCACGGCGTCCGCGGTGATGTCGAGCCCAGCGTTGTCATTGGTCGGGAACTCCTGCGCAGAGGCCACGATGTCGTCATCGTCGTCCCACCGAATGTGGTCGGCTTCGCCGAGGCTGCAGGCCTGACGGCGATCGCTTGGGGCACGGATTCGCAGGTCATGATGGACGCGCAGCGTGACTACTGGACATGCTTCTTCCACATGCCCTGGCAACCGAAGGATCTGACCCGGCTGGGCGATCGAATCGGGGAGATAGTCACCCGGTGCTGGACGGAGGAAGCGTTCTCGGCCCTGGCTTCGGCAGCCGACGATGCGGACCTGATCATTGCCGGCAATGGTTTCGAGCAGTTCGCGGCAAACGTCGCCGAACACCGCGGCATTCCGCTGGTCACTGTGGACTTCTTTCCCATGCGGGCCAACGGCAGGGTGCTACCCCTTCTGCCGCCGCCGCTGGGCCGCGCTGCGATGACCGCCTATCAGCGAGTGTCCTGGACAGGTGTGGTGAAGGACGTCGAGGACACCCAGCGTCGTTTGCTTGGCCTGCCACCAGCAACAGAGCCCTGGCCAGCCCGAATCGCCGAACGGGGATCCCTGGAGATCCAGGCCTACGACGCGGCGTTCATCCCGGGGTTGGCGGCCGAGTGGGCTAGTTGGAGTAGCCAACGCCCGTTCGTCGGGACGCTGACGCTGGCGTCCCCCACACAGTCCGATGACGAGGTCGCGTCCTGGATCGCCGAAGGAGCGCCGCCGATCTTCTTCGGGTTCGGCAGCGTGCCGGTCGGTTCTCCCGCCGACACGGTCGCCATGATCAGTGCGGTTTGCGAGCGGTTGGGCGCGCGAGCGGTGGTGGGTGCCGGCTCATCTGATTTCGCCGAGATCTCCTGTCCCGAGCACGTCCAGCTGGTGGGCTTGGTGAACTTCGCGGAGATCTTCCCGCTGTGCCGCGCAGTGGTGCATCACAGCGGTGCCGGGACCATCGCTGCGTGCCTGCGATCGGGAGTCCCGCAGGTGGGTCTTTGGACTCTGCCCGACCAGTGGTTGCGGACCAGCCAGCTCAAGCGGTTGAAGGTGGGTACCGGGCGTCGCTTTACCGCCACAACCGAGAAGTCACTGATCGCGGACCTGCGCACGGTGTTGGCGCCGCAATACCTCACCCGGGCTCGGGAATTCTCGAAACTGATGACAACACCGGCCGAAAGTGCAATGGCGGCAACTGATCTCGTCGAAAAATTCGTCCGCCTGAAACGTCTTTGCTGA
- a CDS encoding Gfo/Idh/MocA family protein, protein MPDSAGRVRIGILGASSFAPTTIINPAKDNRDVVVAAVASRDQPSADEFAAKHGIAKAYGSYEALIDDPELDAIYVLVPTSMHGKWTKIALAAGKHVLVEKPFTANAAEAQEIADLSASSDRVVMEAIQFRHHPLTRRVEEIIASGELGVLQQVDVTLCVMLPTFKANCYNYAMAGGAMMDAGSYVTNMARTFGGSTPKVVSAQAKLQKPRVDRAMKAELEYANGHTGRLQCALWSGNLFRASAKVVGSDGELRWLSPAAPNLFPRLSIRSANGKRSERFSRRPTYSFQLDAFAGSVLRNEPVRTSPQDAVENMSVIDAVYRAAGLPIREPS, encoded by the coding sequence ATGCCAGATAGCGCTGGCCGGGTACGCATCGGCATCCTGGGTGCGTCCAGCTTCGCGCCGACGACGATCATCAACCCGGCTAAGGACAACCGCGATGTCGTGGTGGCTGCGGTGGCGTCGCGTGACCAGCCCAGTGCCGACGAATTCGCCGCCAAGCACGGCATCGCGAAGGCTTACGGCAGCTACGAGGCGCTGATCGACGACCCGGAGCTGGACGCGATCTACGTTCTGGTGCCGACCAGCATGCACGGTAAGTGGACGAAAATCGCGCTCGCCGCCGGTAAGCATGTGCTGGTCGAGAAGCCGTTCACGGCGAACGCCGCCGAAGCCCAGGAGATCGCCGATCTGTCCGCGTCGTCGGACCGTGTCGTCATGGAGGCGATCCAATTCCGCCACCATCCACTGACCCGCCGTGTCGAGGAGATCATCGCCTCAGGTGAGCTGGGTGTCCTGCAGCAGGTTGACGTCACCCTGTGCGTGATGCTGCCGACGTTCAAAGCCAATTGCTACAACTACGCCATGGCGGGCGGCGCGATGATGGACGCCGGCAGCTACGTGACGAACATGGCCCGCACGTTTGGCGGCTCGACGCCGAAAGTTGTTTCGGCACAGGCAAAATTGCAAAAGCCCCGGGTCGATCGGGCAATGAAGGCCGAACTCGAATACGCCAACGGCCACACCGGGCGCTTGCAGTGCGCGCTGTGGTCGGGGAATCTCTTTCGAGCAAGCGCCAAGGTCGTCGGTTCTGACGGCGAATTGCGCTGGCTCAGTCCCGCCGCACCTAACCTGTTCCCGCGGCTCTCGATCCGGTCGGCCAACGGGAAACGGTCCGAGCGCTTCTCGCGCCGCCCCACCTATTCCTTCCAGCTGGACGCCTTCGCCGGATCGGTGCTGCGCAACGAGCCGGTGCGGACATCACCCCAGGACGCCGTCGAGAACATGAGCGTCATCGATGCCGTCTACCGTGCGGCGGGCCTGCCGATCCGGGAGCCGAGCTGA
- a CDS encoding Gfo/Idh/MocA family protein — translation MPDSAATVRIGALGAAQIAPAALIEPAKGNPEVVVTAVAARDVSRAQAFAAKHGIARVHKSYEALLADPKVDAVYNPLPNGLHGRWTRAALEAGKHVLCEKPFTANAAEAREITDLAAESDRVVMEAFHYRYHPFAVRAEEIIASGELGTLQRVDVAFCFPLPKFSDIRYNFALAGGATMDAGCYAVHMLRTFGGSTPEVVSAQAKLHTPQVDRAMRAELRFPEGHTGRLRCSMWSADLLRISVTVLGDRGELRVINPVLPQLFHRFTVRTDAGKRVERFPRRASYAYQLDAFASAVLRGAPVQTGPLDAIENMTVIDAIYRTAGLPVREPSR, via the coding sequence ATGCCTGACAGCGCTGCCACCGTTCGGATCGGCGCGCTGGGCGCGGCCCAGATCGCGCCGGCGGCCCTGATTGAGCCCGCCAAGGGCAACCCGGAGGTCGTGGTCACCGCCGTCGCGGCGCGCGACGTATCACGCGCCCAAGCTTTTGCGGCCAAACATGGCATCGCGCGGGTGCACAAAAGCTACGAGGCGCTGTTAGCCGACCCAAAGGTTGACGCGGTCTACAACCCGTTGCCAAACGGCTTGCACGGCAGGTGGACTCGAGCCGCGCTGGAGGCTGGTAAGCACGTCCTGTGTGAAAAGCCGTTCACCGCCAACGCCGCGGAGGCCCGCGAGATCACAGACTTGGCGGCGGAGTCGGATCGGGTGGTGATGGAGGCGTTTCACTACCGGTATCACCCGTTCGCCGTGCGCGCCGAGGAGATCATCGCATCTGGAGAACTGGGCACCCTGCAACGTGTGGATGTCGCGTTCTGTTTTCCGTTGCCCAAGTTCTCCGACATTCGCTACAACTTCGCCCTCGCCGGAGGCGCCACCATGGACGCCGGTTGCTATGCAGTGCACATGCTGCGGACATTCGGCGGTTCGACGCCGGAAGTTGTTTCGGCACAGGCGAAGCTGCACACGCCGCAGGTGGACCGGGCGATGCGGGCCGAATTGCGCTTTCCCGAAGGTCACACCGGCCGGCTTCGGTGCTCGATGTGGTCGGCAGATCTGCTGCGGATCAGTGTCACGGTGTTGGGCGATCGCGGCGAGCTCCGAGTGATCAACCCGGTGCTGCCGCAGCTGTTCCATCGGTTCACCGTCCGCACGGACGCCGGCAAGCGGGTCGAGCGCTTCCCGCGACGCGCCAGCTATGCCTACCAGCTGGACGCCTTCGCCTCGGCGGTGCTCCGCGGCGCGCCGGTGCAGACCGGCCCGCTGGATGCGATCGAAAACATGACCGTGATCGATGCGATTTACCGCACTGCGGGTTTGCCCGTCCGCGAGCCGAGCCGCTGA
- a CDS encoding glycosyltransferase family 4 protein has protein sequence MFAAGVMHRARNRLRANGTSCDQNAAPRAVVVSNVSSFGGGGVICFRDALLALREKRPDIDVVAVFPGKGDAVKACAGYGVRAKTAWVPWWGFGKWSRFRIDPHVVIGWLPYNIVLLPGIVQALALLIRERPTVVVTNTMTIPSHAIAAKILGIPHYWMVDEFGRDDHGLWFLYGYARTVRMIGRLSHTAICISQAVEEAVLGIDPTMNTVVFYPAVDTPLGTPPERHPDERMRTVLAGYLSHAKGQRLAIEAVAIARQAGVDIELSLIGTGNQQPFHALAQRLGVEDLVTIHGPTRDLGPYWAAAHVGLMCSQSEAFGRVTVEAMRAGLPVCGTNSGGTPEIIQPYVAGLLSPAGDAHALAANLMKLEADEDLRRRLAYGAAESVRRFERDRHDAEFAAILGLR, from the coding sequence ATGTTTGCCGCCGGGGTCATGCACCGTGCGCGAAACCGCCTTCGCGCGAACGGAACTTCATGCGATCAAAACGCCGCTCCCCGAGCTGTCGTGGTCTCGAATGTCAGCAGCTTCGGCGGCGGCGGTGTTATTTGTTTCCGAGACGCGCTCTTGGCTCTCCGGGAGAAGCGGCCGGACATTGATGTCGTCGCCGTGTTCCCAGGCAAAGGCGACGCCGTCAAGGCCTGCGCTGGATACGGGGTAAGGGCAAAAACTGCGTGGGTTCCGTGGTGGGGTTTCGGCAAATGGTCGCGGTTTCGCATCGACCCGCACGTGGTTATCGGCTGGCTTCCCTACAACATTGTTCTGCTCCCGGGCATCGTGCAGGCACTGGCGTTGCTGATTCGCGAGCGCCCCACCGTAGTGGTCACCAATACGATGACCATTCCGTCGCACGCTATCGCTGCCAAAATTCTCGGCATCCCCCATTACTGGATGGTCGACGAATTCGGGCGAGACGATCACGGACTTTGGTTCTTGTACGGCTACGCCAGGACCGTCCGCATGATCGGCCGGCTATCGCACACAGCGATCTGCATTTCGCAAGCGGTCGAGGAAGCCGTGCTTGGGATAGATCCGACAATGAACACGGTCGTGTTCTATCCGGCCGTAGACACTCCACTCGGCACACCGCCGGAGCGCCACCCCGATGAGCGCATGCGAACCGTCCTAGCCGGTTATCTCTCGCATGCCAAGGGACAGCGGCTGGCCATCGAAGCCGTCGCGATCGCGCGCCAGGCCGGTGTCGACATCGAACTCTCACTCATCGGGACTGGCAACCAACAACCGTTTCACGCCCTTGCTCAACGCCTAGGCGTCGAAGACCTGGTCACCATTCACGGGCCGACCCGCGACCTCGGCCCCTACTGGGCAGCCGCCCACGTCGGTCTGATGTGTAGCCAAAGCGAAGCCTTTGGCCGGGTGACTGTGGAGGCGATGCGAGCGGGACTTCCGGTCTGCGGAACCAACTCCGGTGGCACCCCAGAGATCATCCAGCCCTACGTCGCCGGACTGTTGAGTCCAGCGGGCGACGCACACGCGCTCGCAGCCAACTTGATGAAGCTGGAAGCGGACGAAGACCTGCGCCGCCGCCTCGCCTACGGTGCCGCGGAATCGGTCAGGCGCTTCGAGCGTGATCGCCACGACGCCGAATTCGCCGCCATTCTCGGCTTGCGTTGA
- a CDS encoding GMC oxidoreductase → MPDGELTGRGAERVEWDVIVVGAGMGGGMLGQRLARAGRRVLFVEKGRSTLPGTPGTIRAAMPEMAEPQASRSKETYYDTLARAGRSNDEVTDISGRFPKKFVPFIGAGPGGSSALYGMVCERFFVDDFAPRQFFTDPGESTVPETWPITYEQLAPWYAEAEKLLGVRGQPDPLRPESADVGLPAAPPFSADNQPLVNYLAGRGLHPYHLPMACDYTDDCATCQAYLCPKGCKYDGARSGVLPAITEYGAALLAECRVLRLESDQTRVQRVICQRRHDMLALRAKVVVLAAGALATPVLLLNSRSGDWNRGLANGSDMVGRNLMRHVMDWIEIWPQRGSKITAENKEIGLNDFYFIDGQKYGTVQSASSMASLAPIDMMMNQPGWISKALRWSSPIARPIYDRVISGGLVLAAIMEDLPYRDNRVLPSDRPSVDGRQRLRLQYRLHPNEIQRREVFLGALKEVLQPFRTLTLRTGEDNGTLGHVCGTVRFGTDPASSVLNPQNRAHEVDNLYVVDGSFFPSSSGINPSLTIAANALRVAEHINEAHFAD, encoded by the coding sequence GTGCCTGACGGCGAACTGACTGGGCGCGGGGCCGAACGCGTCGAGTGGGACGTCATCGTCGTCGGCGCCGGTATGGGTGGTGGCATGCTCGGCCAACGGCTGGCCCGAGCGGGCCGGCGCGTCCTGTTCGTGGAGAAGGGACGCTCGACGCTGCCGGGGACACCGGGAACGATCCGCGCAGCGATGCCGGAAATGGCCGAGCCACAAGCCTCCCGGTCGAAAGAGACCTACTACGACACGCTGGCCCGTGCGGGCCGCAGCAACGACGAAGTTACCGATATCAGCGGGCGCTTCCCGAAAAAGTTTGTTCCGTTCATCGGCGCCGGGCCCGGCGGATCTTCCGCTCTCTACGGCATGGTCTGCGAACGGTTTTTCGTCGACGACTTCGCTCCCCGCCAGTTCTTCACCGACCCTGGCGAATCCACTGTGCCGGAGACCTGGCCGATCACCTACGAACAGCTTGCGCCCTGGTACGCCGAGGCCGAGAAACTCCTGGGGGTACGCGGCCAGCCGGATCCGCTGCGGCCGGAATCGGCAGACGTGGGACTGCCCGCCGCGCCGCCGTTTTCGGCAGACAATCAGCCATTGGTGAACTATCTGGCCGGGCGCGGACTTCATCCCTATCACCTGCCGATGGCCTGTGACTACACCGACGACTGCGCGACATGCCAGGCCTACCTTTGCCCTAAGGGGTGCAAGTACGACGGGGCCCGAAGCGGCGTGCTGCCCGCCATCACCGAGTACGGTGCTGCGCTGCTGGCCGAATGCCGGGTGCTGCGGCTCGAGTCAGACCAGACCCGGGTACAACGCGTGATCTGCCAGCGCCGCCATGACATGCTCGCGCTGAGGGCCAAAGTGGTGGTGCTGGCGGCGGGCGCGCTCGCCACCCCGGTGCTGTTGCTAAATTCCCGATCCGGGGACTGGAATCGTGGGCTGGCCAACGGCTCAGACATGGTGGGCCGCAACCTCATGCGCCATGTCATGGACTGGATCGAGATCTGGCCCCAGCGCGGCAGCAAGATCACCGCCGAGAACAAAGAGATCGGACTCAACGACTTCTATTTCATCGACGGCCAGAAATACGGCACGGTGCAGTCAGCCAGCTCGATGGCCTCGTTGGCCCCCATCGACATGATGATGAACCAGCCAGGCTGGATCTCAAAGGCTTTGCGGTGGAGCAGCCCCATTGCGCGGCCGATCTACGACAGAGTGATCAGCGGCGGACTGGTCCTCGCCGCGATCATGGAAGACCTGCCCTATCGGGACAACCGTGTCTTGCCCAGCGATCGGCCGAGTGTCGACGGCCGTCAGCGGCTGCGCCTGCAGTACCGGCTGCATCCCAACGAGATCCAGCGCCGCGAAGTGTTCCTGGGTGCACTCAAAGAGGTGCTGCAGCCGTTCCGCACGCTGACCCTGCGTACCGGTGAAGACAACGGAACCCTGGGCCACGTCTGCGGCACGGTCCGCTTCGGCACCGATCCGGCGAGCAGTGTGCTGAACCCGCAGAACCGCGCACACGAGGTGGACAACCTCTACGTCGTGGACGGGTCGTTCTTCCCGTCCAGCAGCGGCATCAACCCGAGCTTGACGATCGCCGCCAACGCGCTGCGGGTCGCCGAGCACATCAACGAAGCGCACTTCGCCGACTGA
- a CDS encoding alpha/beta fold hydrolase: MDLFVRASGPVDAPAIVFLHGGIMSGWTWNPVVARLPHYRCLVPDLPQYGRSFQAGPFEMGRAAGMVAELIRARVETGRAHVVGYSLGAQVGVQLLATEPHLVDRAVLSSTVVNTLPAVQLTRKLAGMFARTAALRWLLINRYWDAGYAVQNESYEQDARLNAGAHFAHIAESSAGFTIPAGLQKSFAPSLFVTGTGEMRALHRCAALLARSMPHGVDRVATGMRHDWPLHHPDLFARVADAWLTGGRLPAELAARPVRGRQGRRHGRSRR, from the coding sequence GTGGATCTGTTCGTACGCGCCTCCGGTCCGGTCGACGCGCCCGCGATCGTATTCCTGCATGGCGGAATCATGAGCGGCTGGACCTGGAATCCGGTGGTCGCCCGGTTACCGCACTACCGCTGTCTGGTTCCTGATCTTCCTCAGTACGGCAGGAGCTTTCAGGCAGGCCCGTTCGAGATGGGCCGAGCAGCCGGCATGGTGGCCGAACTGATCCGCGCCCGCGTCGAAACCGGCCGCGCGCACGTGGTCGGCTACTCACTCGGGGCCCAGGTCGGAGTCCAGCTCTTGGCCACCGAACCGCATCTCGTCGACCGGGCGGTGTTGAGCAGCACCGTGGTGAACACACTGCCGGCGGTCCAGCTCACACGCAAGCTGGCCGGCATGTTCGCCCGCACCGCTGCACTGCGATGGCTTCTGATAAATCGCTATTGGGACGCCGGGTACGCCGTGCAGAACGAGAGCTATGAGCAGGACGCCCGGTTGAATGCAGGTGCGCACTTCGCCCATATTGCTGAGTCGTCGGCAGGATTCACCATCCCTGCCGGACTGCAAAAGTCGTTCGCACCATCATTGTTCGTAACCGGCACTGGTGAAATGCGAGCGCTTCACCGATGCGCGGCATTGCTCGCGCGATCAATGCCGCACGGTGTCGATCGAGTCGCCACAGGTATGCGACATGACTGGCCTCTGCACCACCCGGATCTCTTCGCCCGCGTCGCCGACGCCTGGTTGACCGGCGGCAGGCTACCTGCCGAACTGGCGGCTAGACCGGTTCGCGGACGGCAAGGCCGGCGGCACGGTAGATCCCGTCGATGA
- a CDS encoding Gfo/Idh/MocA family protein codes for MADGSVRIGILGAAGVARTAVIKPAKDNPEVEVVSVAARDVDRGRAYAARHGIGTVHDSYEALIADPAVDAVYIPLPNALHGKWIRAVLEAGKHVLVEKPFAANAAEARELAALAAQSDRVVMEGLHHRYHPASVRIEQILASGELGTIQRVEAVNCYLLRDFAGSRYSYPLGGGATMDLGSYIVDTIRVYGGSTPEVVSAQAKIRGSQIDRVMTAELRFAEGHTGRLHCSMWSAEVPHYGTKVVGDRGELRLHPLAPFQRFSVRSADGRRDEKFPMRATYAYQLDAFAGAVLRGEPVRTSAVDAVENMTIIDGIYRAAGLAVREPV; via the coding sequence ATGGCTGACGGCTCGGTACGGATCGGCATTCTCGGTGCTGCCGGCGTCGCGCGAACGGCGGTGATTAAACCGGCCAAGGACAACCCCGAGGTCGAGGTTGTGTCGGTGGCCGCTCGCGATGTCGACCGCGGACGCGCTTACGCCGCACGGCACGGCATCGGCACAGTCCACGACAGCTACGAGGCGCTGATCGCGGATCCCGCCGTTGACGCCGTATATATACCGCTACCGAATGCCTTGCACGGCAAATGGATTCGAGCCGTGCTCGAAGCTGGCAAGCATGTTCTGGTGGAGAAGCCGTTCGCGGCCAATGCCGCCGAGGCCCGCGAGCTGGCGGCGCTGGCGGCCCAGTCGGATCGCGTGGTGATGGAAGGTCTGCACCACCGCTACCACCCCGCCTCGGTGCGGATCGAGCAGATCCTCGCCTCTGGGGAACTGGGGACGATTCAGCGGGTCGAGGCGGTCAACTGTTACCTGCTACGTGACTTCGCGGGTTCTCGTTACAGCTACCCGCTTGGCGGCGGAGCGACGATGGATCTCGGGTCCTACATCGTCGACACGATTCGAGTGTACGGGGGCTCGACCCCGGAAGTTGTTTCCGCACAGGCAAAGATACGCGGATCGCAGATAGACCGGGTGATGACCGCGGAGCTCAGATTCGCCGAAGGCCACACCGGCAGGCTGCATTGTTCGATGTGGTCGGCCGAGGTGCCGCATTACGGCACGAAGGTGGTGGGGGACCGAGGCGAGTTGAGGTTGCATCCGCTGGCGCCGTTTCAGCGGTTCTCGGTCCGATCCGCCGACGGCAGACGCGATGAGAAGTTTCCGATGCGCGCCACCTACGCCTATCAACTGGATGCGTTCGCGGGGGCGGTGTTACGGGGCGAGCCGGTGCGGACATCTGCGGTGGATGCGGTTGAGAACATGACGATCATCGACGGGATCTACCGTGCCGCCGGCCTTGCCGTCCGCGAACCGGTCTAG